From Drosophila yakuba strain Tai18E2 chromosome 2L, Prin_Dyak_Tai18E2_2.1, whole genome shotgun sequence, one genomic window encodes:
- the LOC6526804 gene encoding uncharacterized protein LOC6526804: MQPTRRARAKNVTRKRITGAKVPKTDARQQFYLKTQFKATRPCPKQQSTVPRSQRIWRRTVVQTKPKIKTRIPKLFRMDRHTGLPVDYERTVNQVMHYVNPHLHNPPSAEKVLEHLLTKMLTEVVRQGGHCWQDTTQLCSLLKNSCQCHRSSQLRTKEEKERREANESLSQFHSACKRGPCRVPRPKLGPTYMSKFNFNQLRIKSS, from the exons ATGCAACCAACAAGGCGAGCTCGAGCCAAAAATGTGACCAGGAAAAGGATAACTGGCGCTAAAGTGCCTAAAACTGATGCTCGGCAGCAGTTTTACCTAAAGACCCAATTCAAGGCAACTCGTCCTTGTCCAAAACAACAATCTACTGTGCCGCGGAGCCAGCGGATCTGGCGCAGGACAGTGGTGCAGACCAAGCCGAAGATAAAAACCAGGATCCCCAAGCTATTTCGCATGGATCGCCATACAGGACTTCCCGTGGACTACGAGAGGACTGTCAACCAGGTTATGCACTACGTGAATCCCCATTTGCACAATCCACCCAGTGCGGAAAAGGTTTTGGAGCATTTGCTGACCAAAATGCTGACCGAGGTCGTGCGACAGGGTGGTCACTGTTGGCAGGACACCACTCAACTGTGCTCCTTGCTGAAGAACAGCTGCCAATGCCACAGGTCGAGTCAGTTGCGCACCAAGGAAGAGAAGGAGAGGCGCGAAGCGAACGAGAGTTTGAGCCAATTCCATAGTGCTTG cAAACGGGGACCCTGTCGCGTACCCAGACCCAAACTTGGTCCCACGTACATGAGTAAGTTTAACTTTAACCAGCTGAGAATCAAGAGCTCTTAA
- the LOC6526805 gene encoding protein arginine N-methyltransferase 8 — translation MLEDFATDDLKIDKDYSHANQRSEDRRRQEAHYFKLYGRIEIHEWLLKDSVQMKAYREAIQDNEFFRHKIVLDVGCGMGVLSVFAAKAAAKKVLAVDAATISDYAQQVAQDNGFGNVITVIRGKVEDIELPDDIDKVDVIVCDWMGHCLFSGNMLESVLFARDKWLSAEGHIYPDTAQLYLAAIKGRDQDLGYWHDVHGFDLSAIRRRCESKAVVEHVTGDQLMSRVCLVKSLDLYTERRQSAKFRSLFELKVMRNGWVHALVAYFDVGFSKSTQRISFSTSPCAPWTHWNQTVFYLETPLPVRAGEYIKGVFTMKASEESIFDMEFDIYVDFDGREKSVTIHQSFVLSNPLTLC, via the exons ATGTTGGAGGACTTTGCAACAGACGATTTGAAGATCGATAAAGACTATAGCCATGCCAATCAGAGGAGCGAGGATCGCCGAAGACAGGAGGCACATTATTTCAAACTTTATGGCCGCATCGAGATACACGAATGGCTGTTGAAGGACTCGGTGCAAATGAAAGCCTATCGCGAGGCTATTCAGGACAACGAGTTCTTTAGGCACAAG ATCGTGCTGGATGTGGGCTGCGGCATGGGCGTCCTTTCGGTGTTTGCAGCCAAGGCGGCTGCCAAAAAGGTCCTGGCCGTAGATGCGGCCACCATTTCGGACTATGCCCAACAGGTAGCCCAGGATAATGGATTCGGCAATGTTATAACGGTGATCCGCGGAAAAGTGGAGGACATTGAACTGCCCGATGACATCGACAAGGTGGATGTTATAGTGTGCGACTGGATGGG CCACTGCCTGTTTTCTGGCAATATGCTGGAGTCGGTGCTATTTGCGCGGGACAAGTGGCTGTCCGCCGAGGGCCACATCTATCCGGATACGGCGCAGCTTTATCTGGCGGCCATCAAGGGACGGGACCAGGATCTTGGTTACTGGCACGATGTGCACGGCTTCGACCTGTCGGCCATCCGGCGCAGATGCGAGTCCAAGGCGGTGGTGGAGCACGTGACCGGTGACCAGCTGATGAGCCGGGTGTGCCTGGTCAAATCGCTGGATCTGTACACCGAGCGCCGGCAATCCGCCAAGTTTCGTTCGCTATTCGAGCTGAAGGTCATGCGAAATGGCTGGGTTCACGCCCTGGTGGCCTACTTCGATGTCGGATTCAGCAAGAGCACCCAAAGGATCAGCTTCAGCACATCGCCCTGTGCACCGTGGACACACTGGAACCAAACGGTCTTCTACCTGGAGACGCCACTGCCAGTTAGGGCAGGTGAGTACATCAAGGGCGTGTTCACCATGAAGGCCAGCGAGGAGAGCATCTTCGACATGGAGTTCGACATCTATGTGGACTTCGATGGCAGGGAGAAGTCGGTTACCATCCATCAGTCCTTTGTGCTCTCCAATCCCCTCACGCTGTGTTGA